A window of the Pirellulales bacterium genome harbors these coding sequences:
- a CDS encoding SDR family NAD(P)-dependent oxidoreductase encodes MHRTISGARALITGASGGLGREIALELARRGAAVMLFARREEKLREVAEEISKLGGAGRAEYVVGDVTKPADRSAALAAVQSKFGGLDILVNNAGVGTLAKFENSDPQLPRTVFEINFFAPVELTREALPMLKAGRQPLLVLIGSVVGHRGMPQNSDYCASKFALRGWSESMRVELGPLGIDVLLASPGSTVTDFWDNLAAKEFEVPWSLKGALPADVTARTIVRGIARGKREVVPGLQARTFVNLARWFPRFTDRILKRFA; translated from the coding sequence ATGCATCGCACGATTTCTGGCGCTCGAGCACTTATTACCGGCGCATCGGGCGGATTGGGGCGGGAGATTGCTCTGGAATTGGCGCGGCGGGGCGCTGCCGTGATGCTCTTTGCTCGGCGGGAAGAAAAACTGCGCGAAGTGGCAGAGGAAATCTCGAAGTTGGGCGGTGCTGGACGCGCGGAATACGTCGTCGGCGATGTTACCAAACCGGCGGACCGCAGTGCGGCGCTGGCGGCGGTGCAATCGAAATTCGGCGGGCTCGACATTCTTGTGAACAATGCCGGCGTGGGGACGCTGGCGAAGTTTGAAAATTCTGACCCGCAACTGCCGCGCACGGTGTTCGAGATCAACTTCTTCGCGCCGGTCGAACTGACCCGAGAGGCGCTACCCATGCTCAAGGCTGGCCGGCAACCGCTGCTGGTGTTGATTGGCTCGGTGGTGGGTCATCGCGGCATGCCGCAAAACAGCGATTATTGTGCCAGCAAATTTGCCCTACGTGGCTGGAGCGAATCGATGCGCGTGGAACTGGGCCCGCTGGGTATTGACGTGCTGCTAGCGAGCCCCGGTTCGACCGTAACCGACTTCTGGGACAATTTAGCTGCGAAAGAATTTGAAGTGCCGTGGTCGCTCAAGGGGGCATTGCCGGCAGACGTAACGGCCCGGACCATTGTGCGCGGCATTGCCCGCGGAAAGCGTGAAGTTGTTCCTGGATTGCAGGCGCGCACTTTCGTGAACTTAGCGCGGTGGTTCCCGCGCTTTACCGATCGCATTCTCAAGCGATTTGCCTAA